One part of the Canis lupus dingo isolate Sandy chromosome 14, ASM325472v2, whole genome shotgun sequence genome encodes these proteins:
- the LOC112675043 gene encoding complex III assembly factor LYRM7-like, protein MGQAAKVLQLFKTLHRTRQQVFKNDTRALEAVRIKINEEFKSNKNETSPKKIEENWSLGKNSL, encoded by the coding sequence ATGGGTCAGGCGGCCAAGGTTTTACAGCTCTTTAAAACATTACACAGGACCAGacaacaggtttttaaaaatgataccaGAGCATTAGAAGCAGTcagaataaagataaatgaagaatttaaaagtaataaaaatgaaacttctcccaagaaaatagaagagaattgGTCCCTAGGAAAGAACTCCTTGTAG
- the PAX4 gene encoding LOW QUALITY PROTEIN: paired box protein Pax-4 (The sequence of the model RefSeq protein was modified relative to this genomic sequence to represent the inferred CDS: deleted 1 base in 1 codon) → MPQVGWGEGRCVDASFLCPGISSVNQLGGLFVNGRPLPLDTRQQIVRLAVSGMRPCDISRSLKVSNGCVSKILARYYRTGVLEPKGIGGSKPRLATPPVVARIAQLKGECPALFAWEIQRQLCAEGLCTQDKTPSVSSINRVLRALQEDQRLPWAQLRSPAVLTPVTHTPHSGSETPRGPHPGTGHRNRTIFSPGQAEALEKEFQRGQYPDSVARGKLAAATSLPEDTVRVWFSNRRAKWRRQEKLKWEMQISGASQDLTLLSASPGTTFAQQSPGSVPTAVPPALESLGPSCYQLYWETSPDRCLRDTPPQASLKPCWGYLPPQPRSLDSVLLCHPCPSFHCLHYQSWCPLDLALAQPPTPAKPGTREEGQAGKEIG, encoded by the exons ATGCCACAggtgggctggggagaggggagatgtGTGGATGCCTCCTTCTTATGCCCAGGGATCAGCAGTGTGAATCAGCTGGGGGGCCTTTTTGTGAATGgccggcccctgcccctggacACCCGGCAGCAGATTGTGCGGCTGGCAGTCAGCGGGATGCGGCCCTGTGACATCTCACGGAGCCTTAAG GTATCTAATGGCTGTGTGAGCAAGATCCTAGCACGTTACTACCGCACAGGTGTCTTGGAGCCCAAGGGGATTGGGGGAAGCAAGCCACGTCTGGCCACACCCCCTGTGGTGGCTCGAATTGCCCAGCTAAAGGGTGAGTGCCCTGCCCTCTTTGCTTGGGAGATCCAACGCCAGCTCTGTGCCGAAGGACTCTGCACCCAGGACAAGACTCCCAGT GTCTCCTCCATCAATCGAGTCCTGCGGGCACTACAGGAGGACCAGAGACTGCCCTGGGCACAGCTCAGGTCTCCAG CTGTTTTAACTCCAGTTACTCACACGCCCCATAGTGGCTCTGAGACTCCCCGGGGTCCCCACCCAGGGACTGGCCACCGGAATCGGACTATCTTCTCCCCAGGCCAAGCCGAGGCGCTGGAGAAAG AGTTCCAGCGTGGCCAGTATCCTGATTCGGTGGCCCGTGGGAAGCTGGCTGCTGCCACCTCTCTGCCTGAGGACACGGTGAGG GTCTGGTTTTCCAACCGAAGAGCCAAATGGCGCCGACAAGAGAAGCTCAAGTGGGAGATGCAGATTTCAG GTGCTTCCCAGGATCTGACTCTCCTGAGTGCCTCCCCAGGGACCACCTTTGCACAG CAGTCCCCTGGCAGTGTGCCCACAGCAGTCCCACCTGCCCTGGAATCCTTGGGTCCCTCCTGCTATCAGCTGTACTGGGAGACATCACCAGACAGGTGTCTGAGGGACACCCCACCCCAAGCCTCTCTCAAGCCGTGCTGGG GTTACCTGCCTCCT CAGCCGAGATCCCTGGATTCAGTACTGCTCTGCCACCCTTGCCCTTCCTTCCATTGCCTCCATTACCAGTCTTGGTGCCCCTTAGACCTTGCTCtggcccagccccccacccctgcaaagCCTGGCACGAGGGAGGAGGGCCAGGCTGGGAAGGAGATAGGGTGA